A single Agrococcus sp. ARC_14 DNA region contains:
- a CDS encoding AIM24 family protein, with amino-acid sequence MRSELFAEANQERQSTERWVKQSSKMLRINVSGGRDVLAAKGAMVAYQGQVEFQHEGAGAGRMLKKLVTGEGTSLMRVRGEGEVFFARDAANVFTVQLENEGLSVNGRNLLAFDPDLQWDIKMLRSGNILAGGLFNVEIGGNGTIGLSCEGQPLLLDCSQQPTFVDPNAAVCWSSSLSPSVVNSMNMRSMLRGGSGEAFQLAFHGPGFVVVQPSEGRPEVSGSNGGSR; translated from the coding sequence ATGAGATCAGAGCTGTTCGCTGAGGCGAATCAGGAGCGCCAGTCGACGGAGCGCTGGGTCAAGCAGTCGAGCAAGATGCTGCGGATCAACGTGTCGGGTGGCCGCGACGTGCTCGCGGCCAAGGGAGCGATGGTCGCCTATCAGGGGCAGGTCGAGTTCCAGCACGAGGGTGCCGGTGCCGGCCGGATGCTCAAGAAGCTCGTCACCGGCGAGGGCACCTCGCTGATGCGCGTGCGCGGCGAGGGCGAGGTCTTCTTCGCGCGCGACGCTGCGAACGTCTTCACCGTGCAGCTGGAGAACGAGGGGCTGTCGGTGAACGGCAGGAACCTGCTCGCCTTCGACCCCGACCTGCAGTGGGACATCAAGATGCTGCGGAGCGGCAACATCCTGGCCGGCGGGCTCTTCAACGTCGAGATCGGCGGCAACGGCACGATCGGCCTCTCCTGCGAGGGCCAGCCGCTGCTGCTCGACTGCTCGCAGCAGCCGACCTTCGTCGACCCGAATGCCGCAGTGTGCTGGTCGTCGTCCTTGAGCCCGTCGGTCGTCAACAGCATGAACATGCGCTCGATGCTGCGAGGCGGCTCGGGCGAGGCGTTCCAGCTCGCGTTCCACGGCCCCGGCTTCGTGGTGGTGCAGCCGAGCGAGGGGCGACCAGAGGTCTCCGGCTCGAACGGCGGCAGCCGCTAG
- a CDS encoding ATP-dependent helicase: protein MAGAMTDASKTDARITDGDGAQAGALTDADRILAGLDEQQRQAATTLGGPVAILAGAGTGKTRAITHRIAYAVATGEQAEHASLALTFTSRAAGEMRTRLARLGAGGVQARTFHAAALAQLSHFWPRITGSRMPALLPQKASTLADAAAQLRMRLPTAQLRDAAGEIEWRKSQAMTLEDYGVQARIRPMPTGIAPEAMIDLHMAYERIKDERRQIDFEDVLLATVGMIEREPVVADEVRSRYRHFTVDEYQDVSPMQQRVLAAWLGDRRDVCVVGDPSQTIYTFAGADAASLNRFIHDHPDAEVVRLERSYRSTSSIVGLANRLMRGRDALTLTAASGAVGKEPTAAVHANDSAEAAAIAAACRAQVDAGADAGHIAVLTRYHAQSGLIEQALASVGLSSTVRGSARFFEIPVVKRAVMMLRSAPADRRPVFQAVTDIVMGLGYRAEPPATHGEERAQWDALHALVTLAEETGGTDLPGFAHDLQRRARTQHEPTVAAVTIATIHAAKGLEWQHVHVCGLAEGLLPISHATTLAEIDEERRLLYVAITRAERTLSLTWAKSSGHAARQPSRFLAEIAPPRAANGRRTPAQRGASSGGAARR, encoded by the coding sequence GTGGCTGGCGCGATGACGGATGCGTCGAAGACGGATGCGCGGATCACGGACGGGGACGGCGCACAGGCCGGCGCCCTCACCGACGCCGACCGCATCCTGGCGGGGCTCGATGAGCAGCAGCGGCAGGCGGCGACGACGCTCGGCGGCCCCGTCGCGATCCTGGCGGGAGCCGGCACGGGGAAGACGCGCGCCATCACGCATCGCATCGCCTACGCCGTCGCGACCGGCGAGCAGGCGGAGCACGCCTCGCTCGCGCTGACCTTCACGTCGCGGGCCGCCGGTGAGATGCGCACCCGCCTCGCGCGGCTGGGCGCCGGCGGCGTGCAGGCGCGCACCTTCCACGCCGCGGCGCTCGCGCAGCTCTCGCACTTCTGGCCGCGCATCACGGGCTCGCGCATGCCGGCGCTGCTGCCGCAGAAGGCGTCGACGCTGGCGGATGCGGCCGCGCAGCTGCGCATGCGGCTGCCGACAGCGCAGCTGCGCGACGCCGCTGGCGAGATCGAGTGGCGCAAGTCGCAGGCGATGACCCTCGAGGACTACGGCGTGCAGGCGCGCATCCGCCCCATGCCAACGGGCATCGCGCCGGAGGCGATGATCGACCTCCACATGGCCTACGAGCGCATCAAGGATGAGCGCCGTCAGATCGACTTCGAGGATGTCCTGCTCGCGACCGTCGGCATGATCGAGCGCGAGCCGGTCGTCGCGGACGAGGTGCGCTCTCGCTATCGCCACTTCACCGTCGACGAGTACCAGGACGTCTCGCCGATGCAGCAGCGCGTGCTCGCGGCCTGGCTGGGCGATCGCCGCGACGTGTGCGTCGTCGGCGACCCGAGTCAGACGATCTACACGTTCGCCGGCGCCGATGCCGCGAGCCTCAACCGCTTCATCCACGACCACCCCGATGCAGAGGTCGTCCGGCTCGAGCGCTCCTACCGCTCGACCTCGTCGATCGTCGGCCTCGCGAACCGGCTGATGCGCGGCCGCGACGCCCTCACCCTCACCGCCGCCTCCGGCGCGGTCGGCAAGGAGCCGACGGCCGCCGTGCACGCGAACGACTCGGCGGAGGCCGCGGCGATCGCGGCCGCGTGCCGCGCGCAGGTGGATGCGGGCGCCGACGCCGGGCACATCGCCGTGCTCACCCGCTACCACGCGCAGTCCGGCCTCATCGAGCAGGCGCTCGCGAGCGTCGGGCTCTCCTCGACGGTGCGCGGCTCCGCCCGCTTCTTCGAGATCCCGGTCGTCAAGCGCGCCGTGATGATGCTGCGCAGCGCGCCGGCCGACCGTCGCCCGGTGTTCCAGGCCGTCACCGACATCGTCATGGGGCTCGGCTACCGCGCGGAGCCGCCGGCGACCCACGGCGAGGAGCGCGCGCAGTGGGACGCGCTCCACGCGCTCGTGACGCTGGCCGAGGAGACGGGCGGCACCGACCTGCCGGGCTTCGCGCACGACCTGCAGCGGCGGGCGCGGACGCAGCACGAGCCGACCGTCGCCGCTGTCACCATCGCGACCATCCACGCCGCGAAGGGCCTCGAGTGGCAGCACGTGCACGTGTGCGGCCTCGCCGAGGGGCTGCTGCCGATCTCGCACGCGACGACGCTCGCCGAGATCGACGAGGAGCGCCGGCTGCTCTACGTCGCCATCACGCGCGCCGAGCGCACGCTCTCGCTCACCTGGGCGAAGAGCTCGGGTCACGCGGCTAGGCAGCCGTCGCGGTTCCTCGCCGAGATCGCTCCGCCGCGGGCCGCGAACGGGCGGCGGACCCCTGCGCAGCGCGGTGCGAGCAGCGGCGGCGCCGCACGGCGCTGA
- a CDS encoding zinc-dependent metalloprotease, with translation MPDDSDDRRPEDELREMLQRFLSGDGPIDPSRLAGAAGMPSDPAQLQALMAQLQAALSRSEDGIDWSAAQRQAAAVVQRDPGSVTSAEREAVQQAVDLAAMWLSATTEIGAATGLTMLSRQQWVDATIPVWQEMSEPVANSIAGALTRAMQEHAPEEAQEMLAGAEKILRNVGGTMFAMQLGNVVGQLAGETVAGGDFGFPLLEDTAALLPVNLRTVAEGLEIPEDQVRIWMAARELAHARLFHHARWLRLHVLSSVREYAEGIHIDVDRLEELAESFDPTNPDELRQALSSGALIPPKTQEQLEALARLETTIALIEGWVDAVTEAATERLPKRDAIAESVRRRRATGGPAEKAFGTLVGLEIRPRRLREAAAFWRTVTDAVGAEVRDSLWDQPDLMPGSDDIDDPSRVIARLQGVGELDEMDLALQELLDDAERSQDAPGTGAEAAADEAPEGETPEGEAGDEDGEEPKQG, from the coding sequence ATGCCTGACGACTCCGACGATCGGCGCCCAGAGGACGAGCTGCGAGAGATGCTGCAGCGCTTCCTCTCCGGCGACGGACCCATCGATCCCTCCCGCCTCGCGGGTGCCGCTGGCATGCCCTCCGACCCCGCCCAGCTGCAGGCTCTGATGGCGCAGCTGCAGGCGGCCCTCTCCCGCAGCGAGGACGGCATCGACTGGTCTGCCGCCCAGCGCCAGGCCGCTGCCGTGGTGCAGCGCGACCCCGGCTCGGTGACGAGCGCGGAGCGCGAGGCCGTGCAGCAGGCCGTCGACCTGGCCGCGATGTGGCTGAGCGCGACGACCGAGATCGGCGCCGCGACCGGGCTGACGATGCTCTCGCGCCAGCAGTGGGTCGACGCCACCATCCCGGTGTGGCAGGAGATGAGCGAGCCGGTCGCCAACAGCATCGCCGGCGCGCTCACCCGAGCGATGCAGGAGCACGCGCCGGAGGAGGCGCAGGAGATGCTCGCCGGCGCCGAGAAGATCCTGCGCAACGTGGGCGGCACGATGTTCGCCATGCAGCTCGGCAACGTGGTCGGCCAGCTGGCCGGCGAGACGGTCGCCGGCGGCGACTTCGGCTTCCCGCTGCTCGAGGACACCGCGGCCCTGCTGCCGGTGAACCTGCGCACGGTCGCCGAGGGGCTCGAGATCCCCGAGGACCAGGTGCGGATCTGGATGGCGGCGCGCGAGCTCGCTCACGCCCGCCTCTTCCATCACGCACGCTGGCTGCGCCTGCACGTGCTCTCCTCCGTGCGCGAGTACGCCGAGGGCATCCACATCGACGTCGACCGGCTCGAGGAGCTCGCCGAGTCCTTCGACCCGACGAACCCCGACGAGCTGCGCCAGGCGCTCTCGAGCGGCGCGCTCATCCCGCCGAAGACGCAGGAGCAGCTCGAGGCGCTCGCACGACTCGAGACGACCATCGCGCTCATCGAGGGCTGGGTCGACGCTGTCACCGAGGCCGCGACCGAGCGGCTGCCCAAGCGCGACGCGATCGCCGAGTCGGTGCGGCGCAGGCGCGCGACCGGCGGCCCGGCCGAGAAGGCCTTCGGCACGCTCGTCGGCCTCGAGATCCGCCCGCGTCGCCTGCGCGAGGCCGCGGCCTTCTGGCGCACGGTGACGGATGCCGTGGGTGCAGAGGTGCGCGACAGCCTGTGGGATCAGCCCGATCTGATGCCCGGCTCCGACGACATCGACGACCCCTCGCGCGTCATCGCCCGGCTGCAGGGCGTCGGCGAGCTCGACGAGATGGACCTGGCGCTCCAGGAGCTGCTCGACGACGCCGAGCGATCGCAGGACGCGCCCGGCACGGGGGCGGAGGCTGCCGCCGACGAGGCACCGGAGGGCGAGACGCCCGAGGGCGAGGCCGGCGACGAGGACGGCGAGGAGCCGAAGCAGGGCTGA
- a CDS encoding thiamine-binding protein, whose protein sequence is MLVAFSVAPGTAGPDGSVHDAVAAAVQVVRDSGLPNRTDAMFTTIEGGWDEVFDVVKRATDAVLAVSPRASLVIKADIRPGWTGELDGKVVRLEQALEGDA, encoded by the coding sequence ATGCTCGTCGCATTCTCCGTAGCACCAGGCACCGCCGGCCCAGACGGCTCGGTGCACGACGCCGTCGCCGCCGCCGTGCAGGTGGTCCGCGACAGCGGGCTGCCGAACCGCACCGACGCGATGTTCACGACCATCGAGGGTGGGTGGGATGAGGTGTTCGACGTCGTCAAGCGCGCGACCGACGCCGTGCTGGCGGTCTCGCCCCGGGCGTCCCTCGTCATCAAGGCCGACATCCGACCCGGATGGACGGGAGAGCTCGACGGCAAGGTCGTCAGGCTGGAGCAAGCCCTGGAGGGGGACGCATGA
- a CDS encoding UPF0182 family protein produces MSANAERPTAATTGRQRPSPLLITVLIVAAIIGAFVLFSGFYADVLWFDQLGFVQVLQTRWLSITVMFLIGFVAMALPIALAVQIAFRSRPVYAQLNSQLDRYQELVEPLRKVVMWAAPVALGLFAGVASASQWESAQLWLNRQPFGQVDPQFGLDASFYVFELPFYQQIVGFALAVLFIAGVATLATAYLYGAIRITGREFRISRSARIQLAVIVALYMLVLGVSIWLGQYATLAQTSQGFLATGAGWTEVNAAIPAAQILAGIAAVVAIFFIVTAIIGRWRIAIVGTALLIAASLVVGVAYPAIMQRFQVDPSARTLEAEYIQRNIDATRSAWGVDGMVETSSDARTDAEPGALRADAETTANIRIIDPALVTNAFANLEEYRPYYGFPEQLDVDRYEIDGQTQDTVIAVRELDLSGLDDDSWYNRHIVYTHGYGVVAAYGNQRGPEGQPVFLQSGIPTDGALGEYEPRVYFGESMPDYSIVGGPEGSPNLELDYPRSSDEGSGNAETTFAGEGGPMLDNIFNRLVYALKFQSEQIILSDAVTDQSQILYDRDPRERVAAVAPYLTLDSDTYPAVVDDRLVWVVDGMTTSSSYPYSTHQSIARTIADTTNASPTPAADDIVNYVRNSVKAVVDAYDGSVTLYAWDPEDPILQAWSAIYPGTIHPISEISGDLMSHVRYPADMFKLQRSILGDYHVTNPATFFSGDDQWSTPTEPTADNTEGAPPQPPYYLTMSVDGQDPAFTLYSTFIPRDGRNVLYGYLSVNADAGGADGEVDDSYGQLTLQMLPKDRSIPGPGQVQNTFDTDDEVSRELNLLRQGASEVINGNLLTLPVGGGLLYVQPVYLQSTGATSFPVLRKILVAFGDDIAFEDTLDEALDSLFGGDSGADAGDSGVDPTNPEGEGEGEGEEPAPEGSLQAQLDAAIAQAGTALQERQAAYAENDLVAAAEADGRLTAALQTALTLSAQIEGEAAPEETAAPEDSAPPEETTAPEESPAP; encoded by the coding sequence GTGTCTGCCAACGCCGAACGACCGACCGCCGCGACGACCGGGAGGCAGCGACCGTCTCCGCTGCTGATCACGGTCCTGATCGTCGCCGCCATCATCGGTGCGTTCGTCCTCTTCTCCGGCTTCTACGCCGATGTGCTCTGGTTCGATCAGCTGGGCTTCGTGCAGGTCCTGCAGACGCGCTGGCTCTCCATCACGGTGATGTTCCTGATCGGGTTCGTGGCGATGGCGCTGCCGATCGCGCTGGCCGTGCAGATCGCCTTCCGCTCGCGGCCGGTCTACGCGCAGCTGAACTCGCAGCTCGACCGCTACCAGGAGCTCGTCGAGCCGCTGCGCAAGGTCGTGATGTGGGCGGCCCCCGTCGCGCTGGGCCTGTTCGCCGGCGTCGCCTCCGCCTCGCAGTGGGAGAGCGCGCAGCTCTGGCTCAACCGCCAGCCGTTCGGCCAGGTCGACCCGCAGTTCGGCCTTGACGCGAGCTTCTACGTCTTCGAGCTGCCCTTCTATCAGCAGATCGTCGGCTTCGCGCTCGCGGTGCTGTTCATCGCCGGTGTCGCCACGCTCGCGACCGCCTACCTCTACGGCGCGATCCGCATCACGGGCCGCGAGTTCCGCATCTCCCGCTCCGCGCGCATCCAGCTCGCCGTCATCGTCGCGCTCTACATGCTCGTCCTGGGCGTCTCGATCTGGCTCGGCCAGTACGCCACGCTCGCGCAGACCTCGCAGGGCTTCCTCGCGACCGGTGCAGGCTGGACAGAGGTGAACGCGGCGATCCCTGCCGCGCAGATCCTCGCGGGCATCGCGGCCGTCGTCGCGATCTTCTTCATCGTCACGGCGATCATCGGCCGCTGGCGCATCGCGATCGTCGGCACCGCGCTGCTCATCGCGGCGTCGCTGGTCGTGGGCGTCGCCTACCCGGCGATCATGCAGCGCTTCCAGGTCGACCCGAGCGCCAGGACGCTCGAGGCCGAGTACATCCAGCGCAACATCGACGCCACCCGCTCCGCCTGGGGGGTCGACGGCATGGTCGAGACCTCGTCGGATGCGCGCACGGACGCCGAGCCCGGAGCCCTGCGTGCGGACGCCGAGACGACGGCGAACATCCGCATCATCGACCCGGCGCTGGTGACGAACGCGTTCGCCAACCTGGAGGAGTACCGCCCGTACTACGGCTTCCCCGAGCAGCTCGACGTCGACCGCTACGAGATCGACGGCCAGACGCAGGACACCGTCATCGCCGTCCGTGAGCTCGATCTCTCCGGGCTCGACGACGACAGCTGGTACAACCGCCACATCGTCTACACGCACGGATACGGCGTGGTGGCCGCCTATGGCAACCAGCGCGGCCCTGAGGGTCAGCCGGTCTTCCTGCAGTCCGGCATCCCCACCGACGGCGCGCTCGGCGAGTACGAGCCGCGCGTGTACTTCGGCGAGTCGATGCCCGACTACTCGATCGTCGGCGGCCCGGAGGGCTCGCCCAACCTCGAGCTCGACTACCCACGCTCGAGCGACGAGGGCAGCGGCAACGCCGAGACCACCTTCGCGGGCGAGGGCGGCCCGATGCTCGACAACATCTTCAACCGCCTCGTCTACGCGCTGAAGTTCCAGTCCGAGCAGATCATCCTGTCGGATGCGGTGACCGACCAGTCGCAGATCCTCTACGACCGTGACCCGCGCGAGCGCGTCGCGGCGGTCGCGCCCTATCTGACGCTCGACTCCGACACCTACCCGGCGGTGGTCGATGACCGGCTCGTCTGGGTCGTGGACGGCATGACGACCTCCTCGTCGTATCCGTACTCGACGCACCAGTCGATCGCGCGCACCATCGCCGACACGACGAACGCGAGCCCGACTCCCGCGGCCGACGACATCGTCAACTACGTGCGCAACTCGGTGAAGGCCGTGGTGGATGCCTACGACGGCTCGGTCACGCTGTACGCCTGGGATCCGGAGGATCCGATCCTCCAGGCCTGGAGCGCGATCTACCCCGGCACGATCCACCCGATCAGCGAGATCTCCGGCGACCTCATGAGCCACGTGCGCTACCCGGCCGACATGTTCAAGCTGCAGCGCTCGATCCTGGGCGACTACCACGTCACGAACCCGGCGACGTTCTTCTCCGGCGACGACCAGTGGTCCACGCCGACCGAGCCGACCGCTGACAACACCGAAGGGGCACCGCCGCAGCCGCCGTACTACCTGACGATGTCGGTGGACGGGCAGGATCCGGCGTTCACGCTGTACTCGACATTCATCCCACGGGATGGCCGCAACGTGCTGTACGGCTATCTGTCGGTGAACGCGGATGCCGGCGGCGCGGATGGAGAGGTCGATGACTCCTACGGGCAGCTGACGCTGCAGATGCTGCCGAAGGACAGATCGATCCCGGGACCAGGCCAGGTGCAGAACACCTTCGACACCGACGATGAGGTCTCGCGGGAGCTGAACCTGCTGAGACAGGGCGCGTCTGAGGTGATCAACGGCAACCTGCTCACCCTCCCGGTCGGTGGCGGACTGCTCTACGTGCAGCCTGTCTACCTGCAGTCGACCGGTGCGACCTCGTTCCCGGTGCTGCGGAAGATCCTGGTCGCGTTCGGTGACGACATCGCCTTCGAGGACACGCTCGATGAGGCGCTCGACTCGCTCTTCGGCGGTGACTCGGGAGCCGATGCCGGCGACTCGGGAGTGGATCCGACGAACCCCGAGGGCGAGGGCGAGGGCGAAGGCGAGGAGCCTGCTCCGGAGGGCAGCCTGCAGGCGCAGCTCGATGCCGCGATCGCGCAGGCCGGCACGGCGCTCCAGGAGCGTCAGGCCGCCTACGCCGAGAACGACCTCGTGGCTGCCGCAGAGGCCGACGGTCGACTCACCGCAGCGCTGCAGACGGCGTTGACGCTGTCGGCGCAGATCGAGGGCGAGGCGGCTCCGGAGGAGACCGCCGCGCCGGAGGACTCTGCCCCTCCGGAGGAGACGACGGCGCCTGAGGAGTCCCCGGCGCCCTAG
- a CDS encoding phosphotransferase, giving the protein MSSNPFTLAALATTAVPGLDVVGATDDGSDEHRSVVAAQLAGGETVQAVLPRSISALRSAKEHASALAALTLATRSRLPFEVPTVLGTADAGRSTLFVISRLGGTTMLLSDISPARPGLAVSIGQAIAAIHELPTSVASDAGLAHESAQTLRTRLLGTFDRAAETGSVPAALLQRWEAALGDDRLWQFKPTLVHGDLQAPAFRVEGAAVVGLDGWHALSIGDPARDLAFLLGSGEFGSVDEAFDAHAAARGIGDRQVRQRAMLHAELDIARWLLHGVDRSDGSIIEDAKGMLAGLVARVDSDPGAAIAPQHLETMDLTGVQAYLGEAASADRPADAGTPAEQETDVIQNPLPGGRTGAAARDLDRTDVIEPALPAADPTQQERADGSSAER; this is encoded by the coding sequence ATGAGCTCGAACCCCTTCACTCTAGCTGCGCTCGCCACGACCGCTGTGCCCGGCCTCGATGTCGTCGGCGCAACGGATGACGGCTCCGACGAGCACCGATCCGTCGTCGCCGCGCAGCTCGCGGGCGGCGAGACGGTGCAGGCGGTGCTCCCCCGCTCGATCTCCGCGCTGCGCAGCGCGAAGGAGCACGCGTCGGCGCTCGCCGCGCTGACGCTGGCGACCCGATCCCGGCTCCCCTTCGAGGTGCCGACGGTGCTCGGCACGGCGGATGCCGGCAGGTCGACCCTGTTCGTCATCTCGCGGCTGGGCGGCACGACGATGCTGCTGTCCGACATCTCCCCCGCCCGCCCGGGGCTCGCCGTGAGCATCGGCCAGGCGATCGCCGCGATCCACGAGCTGCCGACCTCGGTCGCCTCTGATGCCGGCCTGGCGCACGAGAGCGCCCAGACGCTGCGCACCCGACTGCTCGGCACCTTCGACCGCGCTGCCGAGACCGGCTCGGTGCCCGCGGCGCTGCTGCAGCGCTGGGAGGCGGCGCTCGGCGACGATCGCCTGTGGCAGTTCAAGCCCACGCTCGTGCACGGTGACCTCCAGGCCCCGGCCTTCCGGGTCGAGGGTGCTGCGGTCGTCGGGCTCGACGGCTGGCATGCGCTCTCGATCGGCGACCCGGCCAGGGATCTCGCCTTCCTGCTCGGCTCCGGCGAGTTCGGCAGCGTCGACGAGGCCTTCGACGCCCACGCCGCAGCCCGCGGCATCGGCGATCGGCAGGTGCGCCAGCGGGCGATGCTGCACGCCGAGCTCGACATCGCTCGCTGGCTCCTGCACGGGGTCGACCGCAGCGACGGGTCGATCATCGAGGATGCGAAGGGCATGCTCGCGGGGCTCGTCGCGCGCGTCGACAGCGACCCGGGGGCCGCGATCGCACCCCAGCACCTGGAGACCATGGACCTCACGGGTGTGCAGGCCTACCTGGGTGAGGCGGCCAGCGCCGACAGGCCCGCCGATGCCGGCACGCCCGCAGAGCAGGAGACCGACGTCATCCAGAACCCGCTGCCCGGGGGACGCACGGGTGCGGCGGCGCGCGACCTCGATCGGACGGACGTGATCGAGCCCGCCCTGCCGGCTGCCGATCCGACCCAGCAGGAGCGCGCAGACGGCAGCTCAGCCGAGCGCTGA
- the nudC gene encoding NAD(+) diphosphatase — translation MPRFTRDGGVPPLARSGIDRDHASRIAPDAVDRALETASTRIIVIAGDRAPVRDGRLVRFAPDEVPASAAPVEPLVPPSWLGRLPQGADGEPGVIVLTMLVAEPFDVDGAEWHSLREIGAELDDADAGLLVQAVALGVWQRESLHSPLDGLPTEFEESGWVRRSASGAAHFPRTDPAVIVAIHDEADERILLGHNAAWPAGRYSLIAGFVDPGESLEAAVVREVHEETGLHVVEPRYLGSQPWPFPRSLMLGFECVAPEPQTLVPDGVEILDVRWFTRDELRSGAVRSPGKTSIASWIIEAWLAR, via the coding sequence GTGCCAAGGTTCACCCGAGACGGGGGCGTCCCGCCGCTCGCCCGCTCCGGGATCGACCGCGACCACGCCTCGCGCATCGCCCCCGACGCCGTCGATCGGGCTCTCGAGACCGCGTCGACGCGCATCATCGTCATCGCCGGCGACCGCGCTCCCGTGCGTGACGGCCGGCTCGTGCGCTTCGCTCCCGACGAGGTTCCGGCCAGTGCAGCACCGGTCGAGCCGCTCGTGCCGCCGAGCTGGCTCGGCCGTCTGCCGCAGGGCGCCGACGGCGAGCCGGGCGTCATCGTCCTGACCATGCTCGTCGCCGAGCCCTTCGACGTCGATGGCGCGGAGTGGCACTCGCTGCGCGAGATCGGCGCAGAGCTCGACGACGCCGACGCGGGCCTGCTCGTGCAGGCCGTCGCGCTCGGCGTCTGGCAGCGCGAGAGCCTCCACAGCCCGCTCGACGGGCTGCCGACCGAGTTCGAGGAGTCGGGCTGGGTGCGTCGCTCCGCCAGCGGCGCCGCGCACTTCCCGCGCACCGATCCGGCGGTCATCGTCGCCATCCATGATGAGGCCGACGAGCGCATCCTGCTCGGCCACAACGCGGCCTGGCCGGCAGGGCGCTACTCGCTCATCGCCGGCTTCGTGGATCCTGGTGAGTCGCTCGAGGCCGCCGTCGTGCGCGAGGTGCACGAGGAGACGGGCCTGCACGTCGTCGAGCCCCGCTATCTCGGCTCGCAGCCCTGGCCGTTCCCGCGCAGCCTCATGCTCGGCTTCGAGTGCGTGGCGCCCGAGCCGCAGACGCTCGTGCCCGACGGCGTCGAGATCCTCGACGTGCGCTGGTTCACGCGCGATGAGCTGCGCTCCGGCGCCGTGCGGTCGCCGGGGAAGACCTCGATCGCCTCCTGGATCATCGAGGCGTGGCTGGCGCGATGA
- a CDS encoding S16 family serine protease has product MSEPVGNPPIPPSAVREHPVHHRFPDVRPRRLRRAGWGALTATAIASLALAFVPSPYVVEVPGPTYDTLGETDAGPLIAIDGAQTYPTEGELRLLTLALHGNPERPLSWVDVAQAYLDPADSIIPMSVAFPPQLSIEESNESGRIDMQNSQQAAIAAALLHEGHDIVSDVRVAGVIPNSPAVGVLEEGDRIVRVNGETAYDVYSIRQAIAAVDGQTTFDIEREGEAMTVEVTPVDEQGQRIVGIYPSNEFTFPFEVDIELPNVGGPSAGMMFALGIVDELTPGAMTAGTEWAGTGTISALGDVGPIGGIVQKLHGAVAAGASHFLAPVENCAEVVGHVPAGLTVFAVDTLDDAITAIETVAMNADTSTLPTCEGGTDS; this is encoded by the coding sequence ATGTCCGAACCTGTCGGGAATCCGCCCATCCCGCCCTCCGCCGTCCGCGAACACCCGGTGCACCACCGGTTCCCGGATGTGCGGCCGCGGCGCCTTCGTCGTGCCGGCTGGGGTGCGCTGACGGCCACGGCGATCGCCTCGCTCGCGCTCGCCTTCGTGCCCTCGCCCTACGTGGTCGAGGTGCCGGGCCCCACGTACGACACGCTCGGCGAGACGGATGCGGGACCACTGATCGCGATCGACGGTGCCCAGACCTACCCGACGGAGGGCGAGCTGCGGCTGCTGACGCTCGCGCTGCACGGCAACCCCGAGCGACCGCTGAGCTGGGTCGACGTCGCGCAGGCCTACCTCGATCCGGCCGACTCCATCATCCCCATGTCGGTCGCCTTCCCGCCGCAGCTCTCGATCGAGGAGTCGAACGAGTCCGGTCGCATCGACATGCAGAACTCGCAGCAGGCGGCGATCGCCGCGGCGCTGCTGCACGAGGGGCACGACATCGTCAGCGACGTGCGCGTCGCGGGCGTGATCCCGAACAGCCCGGCGGTCGGCGTCCTCGAGGAGGGCGACCGCATCGTGCGCGTCAACGGCGAGACCGCCTACGACGTCTACTCGATCCGGCAGGCGATCGCGGCGGTCGACGGGCAGACGACCTTCGACATCGAGCGCGAGGGCGAGGCGATGACGGTCGAGGTGACGCCCGTCGACGAGCAGGGGCAGCGCATCGTCGGCATCTACCCGTCGAATGAGTTCACCTTCCCCTTCGAGGTCGACATCGAGCTGCCCAATGTCGGCGGCCCGAGCGCCGGCATGATGTTCGCGCTCGGCATCGTCGACGAGCTCACGCCCGGCGCGATGACGGCCGGCACCGAGTGGGCGGGCACCGGCACGATCTCTGCGCTGGGCGATGTCGGACCGATCGGCGGCATCGTGCAGAAGCTGCACGGGGCGGTGGCCGCCGGGGCGAGCCACTTCCTGGCTCCGGTCGAGAACTGCGCCGAGGTCGTCGGGCACGTGCCTGCCGGGCTGACGGTCTTCGCGGTCGACACGCTCGACGACGCGATCACGGCGATCGAGACGGTCGCGATGAACGCCGACACCTCCACGCTGCCGACCTGTGAGGGCGGCACCGACTCATAG